One part of the Melitaea cinxia chromosome 8, ilMelCinx1.1, whole genome shotgun sequence genome encodes these proteins:
- the LOC123655748 gene encoding NADH dehydrogenase [ubiquinone] 1 subunit C2 has product MSSNLSAIELLNLGNEGRTKPVLNEYWPYLLGTFFGVGTGLIINFGTRRPLMSGIQKHIIGVVGWTSLFTYVTNKREEYLAEKDAILRHYIQLHPEDFPVPERKKFSEVLEPWVPVR; this is encoded by the exons atgtCTTCAAATTTATCTGCAATTGAATTATTAAACTTGGGAAATGAAGGACGAACGAAGCCTGTTTTAAATGAATACTGGCCCTACCTCTTGGGTACATTCTTCGGAGTGGGAACAGgccttattataaattttggcACTAGACGTCCTCTCATGAGCG GTATACAAAAGCATATTATAGGTGTAGTTGGTTGGACATCGCTTTTTACGTATGTAACGAACAAACGAGAAGAATATTTAGCTGAAAAAGACGCAATTCTGAGGCACTACATTCAACTGCACCCTGAAGATTTCCCTGTTCCAG AGAGGAAAAAGTTTAGTGAAGTTTTGGAGCCATGGGTACCTGTCCGTTAA